The DNA region AGCGGATCGCGGCGCTTGCCGCCGGGGACGCCAGGCAGGCGCTGGTGCTGCTGGAGGCGGCGGCTACGTCGGTGGCGGCCTCGGGCGGCCGTCTCCTCGGGATGGAGACGGTGGACTCGGTGGCGCCCAGGGCCTTCCAGCACTACGACCGCGCCGGCGACGAGCACTACCAGGTGGCCTCGGCGTTCATCAAGAGTATCCGTGGTTCCGATCCCGACGCGGCGGTCTACTGGCTGGCGCGGATGCTGGCGGCGGGCGAGGACGCCCGGTTTGTGGCCCGCCGGCTGATCATCTCGGCGGCCGAGGATGTGGGGCTGGCGGACCCGCAGGCGCTTGGCGTGGCGGTGGCGGCGGCCGAGGGGGCGGAGCATGTGGGGCTGCCGGAGGCGCGGATTCTGCTGGCCGAGGCGGCGGTCTATCTGGCGGCGGCGCCGAAGAGCAACAGCGCCTACATGGCGGTGAACCGGGCGCAGCAGGCGCTGGAGGCGGGCGATATCCAGCCGGTGCCCACCCATCTGCGGCCCCGGATGGAGGGCTATGTCTACCCCCACGACGACCCGCGGCACTGGGTGCCCCAGCGCTATCTGAACGAGCCGCGGCGTTTCTACTATCCCGGCGGGCTGGGTGCGGAGGCGGCGATGGAGCAGCGTCTCCGGCGCTTCTGGCGGCGTTTCCGCGGCGACACCGAGGGGACCGACCGGGAGGGCTGACCGACGCGGCGTCTGCCGGCGTCCAGGTGTTGGCCCCGCACCGGCTCTCCGCGCCTCGGATTCGCATCTGTGCGTTCGCTTGTCGAACGGCTCCGGGCGGTCGGCTCAGAAGTGTGTCTCTGTGCTTTCTCGCCTCTCGGCGACGCTCTCCTCGCTCACCGGCTCATGGAGGTCCTTCCGATCCGGTGGGGGGTCCGGGATGTGCGGCGGCCGCGGTATGCGAAAGGGCGGCTCCCTCCGAGGCCGGGGCCTGCAGAGGATGACCGCCCTGTGTGTGCGTTATGGCTGGGTGTGGTGCCGCCGCTACTGCAGGAAGCCCTTTTCTTTCAGGTACATCTCCGCCACCATCCTGGCGGGCTTGCCTTCCACGTCCACCTCGTAGTTGAGCCGCTGCATGGTCTCGTTGTCCAGCGTCGCCATAATGGGCGGGAAGATCTCCTTCAGCTCGGGATACTTGTCCACCACCTTCTGGTTGGCGCAGACGCTGATGTTGTAGGGCGGGAAAAAGTTCTTGTCGTCTTCCAGCACCACCAGGTTGAACTTGGGGATCTTGCCGTCGGTGGCGAAGGTCATGGCCACGTCGATCTGGTTGCGGTCGATGGCCTCGAAGGTCAGCCCCAGCTCCATCAGCTTGATCTGCTCGCTCTTGTTGATCTCGAAGCCGTAGAGCTCGGCCATGG from Synergistales bacterium includes:
- a CDS encoding replication-associated recombination protein A, with protein sequence MTEQQSLFPQDPKEHTPSEDAVNPRAPLAERMRPRRLDEIAGQSHLLAPEAQFRKMIACGHVPSLLLWGPPGVGKTTLVRAIGRETGRRVYEVNAVATKVSELRELLQRSREAARRGTPPILFIDELYHLNKQQQNVLLPSVERGEAVLIGATVENPYFEINRTLLSRLVVFAMEPLESADLVELLERALDDGERGLGGLELTVEEGVPERIAALAAGDARQALVLLEAAATSVAASGGRLLGMETVDSVAPRAFQHYDRAGDEHYQVASAFIKSIRGSDPDAAVYWLARMLAAGEDARFVARRLIISAAEDVGLADPQALGVAVAAAEGAEHVGLPEARILLAEAAVYLAAAPKSNSAYMAVNRAQQALEAGDIQPVPTHLRPRMEGYVYPHDDPRHWVPQRYLNEPRRFYYPGGLGAEAAMEQRLRRFWRRFRGDTEGTDREG